In the Larus michahellis chromosome 6, bLarMic1.1, whole genome shotgun sequence genome, one interval contains:
- the CHST2 gene encoding carbohydrate sulfotransferase 2, with amino-acid sequence MKVCRRKALALCLGYALLLLLAALNLLEYKWRREPRRCGESPAAPRNQHQPPPPPPPPPAGSRGPAGARRQLVYVFTTWRSGSSFFGELFNQNPEVFFLYEPVWHVWQKLYPGDAVSLQGAARDMLSSLYRCDLSVFQLYSTAGAGKNLTTLGIFGAATNKVICSSPLCPAYRKEVVGMVDDRVCKKCPPQRLSRFQEECHKYRTLVIKGVRVFDLAVLAPLMRDPTLDLKVIHLVRDPRAVASSRIKSRHGLIRESLQVVRSRDPRIHRMPFLDAGHKLGGKKEGGGGSDYHALGAMEVICSSMAKTLQTALHPPDWLQGNYMAVRYEDLVVEPIKTLRQVYSFVNLVVSPEMEKFALNMTSGPGYSSKPFVVSARNATQALSAWRTALSYQQIKQVEEYCHQPMALLGYERVGSPEEVKDLSRTLLKKPRL; translated from the coding sequence aTGAAAGTGTGCCGGCGGAAGGCGCTGGCGCTGTGCCTGGGCTACGCGCTCCTGCTGCTCCTCGCCGCCCTCAACCTGCTGGAGTACAAGTGGCGGCGGGAGCCGCGGCGCTGCGGGGagtccccggccgccccccgcaaCCAAcaccagcccccgccgccgcccccgccgccgccggccgggagcCGCGGTCCGGCGGGGGCCCGGCGGCAGCTGGTCTATGTCTTCACCACCTGGCGCTCGGGGTCGTCCTTCTTCGGGGAGCTCTTCAACCAGAACCCCGAGGTCTTCTTCCTCTACGAGCCGGTGTGGCACGTCTGGCAGAAGCTGTACCCCGGGGACGCCGTCTCGCTGCAAGGGGCGGCCCGCGACATGCTGAGCTCCCTGTACCGCTGCGACCTCTCCGTCTTCCAGCTCTACAGCACGGCGGGCGCCGGCAAGAACCTCACCACGCTGGGCATCTTCGGGGCGGCCACCAACAAGGTCATCTGCTCCTCGCCCCTCTGCCCGGCCTACCGCAAGGAGGTGGTGGGCATGGTGGACGACAGGGTGTGCAAGAAGTGTCCCCCGCAGCGCCTCAGCCGCTTCCAGGAGGAATGCCACAAGTATCGCACGCTGGTCATCAAGGGTGTCCGCGTCTTCGACCTGGCCGTCCTCGCCCCCCTCATGCGGGACCCGACCCTGGACCTCAAAGTCATCCACCTGGTGCGGGACCCCCGGGCCGTTGCCAGCTCCCGCATCAAGTCCCGGCATGGCCTCATCCGGGAGAGCCTGCAGGTGGTGAGGAGCAGGGACCCCCGCATCCACCGCATGCCCTTCCTTGATGCTGGCCACAAGCTGGGTGGAAAGAAGGAGGGTGGGGGTGGCTCAGACTACCATGCCCTGGGTGCCATGGAGGTCATCTGCAGCAGCATGGCCAAGACCCTGCAGACTGCTCTGCACCCCCCTGACTGGCTCCAGGGCAACTACATGGCTGTGCGCTACGAGGACCTGGTGGTCGAGCCCATCAAGACCTTGCGGCAGGTGTACAGCTTTGTCAACCTGGTGGTCAGCCCAGAGATGGAGAAGTTTGCCCTCAACATGACCAGTGGCCCTGGCTACTCCTCCAAGCCCTTTGTGGTGTCGGCCAGGAACGCCACCCAGGCGCTGAGCGCCTGGAGGACTGCGCTCAGCTACCAGCAGATCAAGCAGGTCGAGGAGTACTGCCACCAGCCCATGGCCCTGCTGGGCTACGAGAGGGTTGGCAGCCCCGAAGAGGTGAAGGACCTCAGCAGAACGTTGCTCAAGAAGCCACGGCTGTGA